Sequence from the Maribacter algicola genome:
CAATTATGATATTCAATTGGAAGTAACCTTAGCTCCCGAAAATTCGGAACCCCAAACCATTTGCAAATCCAATTTTAAATACATGTATTGGAACATGGCCCAGCAGTTGGCGCATCATACCGTAAACGGATGTAATGTGAAGGTGGGCGATATGATGGCTTCCGGTACCATTTCCGGGAAGGACGAAACGGCATACGGCTCGCTTTTGGAGCTTTCTTGGGGCGGTAAAAAAACAATTCGGCTTACAAACGGACAAACCCGAACATTTATAGAAGATAATGACACCATAACCCTAAAAGGGTTTGCAGAAAAGGATTTTATAAAGGTAGGTTTCGGTGAAGTTTCGGGAAAAATTCTTCCTGCTAAAAAATAAAATATGATAAAGACCATTGATCCAAATAGCGTTTCCCAACAGGAACTACATGCCTATCTTTTGTCGGCCGTAGCACCTAGGCCCATTTGTTTTGCCAGTACGGTAGATAAGGACGGAAACGTAAATTTGAGTCCTTACAGCTATTTCAATATTTTCAGTATCAACCCACCTATTATGATTTTCTCGCCCAACCGAAGTGGTAGGGATGGGTCCATGAAGCATTCCCATCAGAATGTACTAGAGGTTCCGGAAGTAGTGATCAATATCGTGAACTATGCCATGGTGGAACAGATGTCCTTGGCAAGTACTTCCTACGATAAAGGCGTCAATGAATTTATAAAGGCCGGATTTACCCAAGTGCCCAGTGAAAAAGTGAAACCGCCCAGGGTAGGGGAGGCGCCAGTGGCTATTGAATGCACGGTTACCGAAGTGATAGAATTGGCCGACACACCTGGAGCTGGAAACCTCATTTTAGCCAAAGTGGAACTCGTACACATTAACGATGCTTATTTGAATGAAAATGCCCAATTGGATACACAAAAATTGGACTTGGTAGGCCGTATGGGCGGAAACTGGTATACACGTTCCAGTGGTGCGTCCCTTTTTGAGATTCCCAAACCCATTAGAAACCAAGGAATTGGTGTGGACCAATTACCCGAAAATGTGAGGAACAGTACCGTTTTAACGGGTAATAATTTAGGCCGATTAGGGAATCTGGAATCCCTTCCCCCACAGGAATCCATCGATAGGATTGCGGCTTTGCCCGAAATAAAGGAACTTCTGGAAAGTACCATTGATGACGTGAAAATCCATAAGCTTGCACAAAAATGGCTGGAAGAGAATCGGACAGAGGACGCCATGGCCCTTTTGTGTATTCGATAATTTAGGGGCCACACATTCAAAGCAGTTAAACAAAAGTCCTTTTGAGGAAAGCCGGCAATACGGAATCGATAATTTTGTTCTTCAACCAAAATTAATCGTCATGCCCATCATTGGAAGTGTTATCAAAGGTCTTATCGATGTTACCGGTTCCATTACTGGTGATTCTGACCCTATAGCGGAGCAAAAGGAGGTACTGAAATCCCTTTTGGAAAGAGCTGAAGAAACGCAATTTGGCATTGCACATAACTTTTCGGAAATTCTTTCATCCGAGAACATTCAGCGAACTTTTGCTGAAACCGTACCCTACTTTGATTACGATTCAATTAATACCAAATGGTGGAAAAAGCTCCATGAAGGGGAAGAAAATGTAACATGGCCGGGCAATCCGGATTATTTTGCCTTAAGTTCTGGAACAACGGGTAAAACAAGTAAGCGCATTCCCGTAACCGAAGATATGATCAAGGCCATTCGTTGGGCAGGTATCAAACAGGTATTGGCACTTAGCAATTTTGATTTTCCTTCTGATTTTTTTGAAAAGGGTATTTTAATGCTGGGAAGCTCTACAGATTTAATAAAGCAAGAAGACCATTTGGAAGGAGAAATTAGCGGTATTAGCGCCAGTAATATTCCTTCTTGGTTTCGTGGCTATTACAAACCTGGCGAGGAGATCGCCAAGATAGACGATTGGGACGAGCGGGTGGAAAAGATTGTGGAGGAGGCTCCCAATTGGGATATTGGTGGGCTTAGCGGAATTCCCTCTTGGATAGAGTTGATGTTGAAAGAGGTCATTAAGGCCCACAACCTAAAAAACATCCATGAAATTTGGCCCAATCTGGAGGTCTATACCTCTGGGGGCGTCGCTTTTGGGCCTTATGAAAAGAGCTTCAATGCCTTAATGGGTAGGCCTATAACGGTAATAGATACTTATTTAGCGTCTGAAGGGTTCATTGCTTTCCAGGCGAGACCGGAGACCGATGCTATGAAATTGGTAACCGACAATGGAATTTATTTCGAGTTCGTTCCTTTTGATCCAGACCAGATACAAGAAGACGGATCATTAAGTCTGGATGCAAAATCATTGACCCTTTCAGAGGTGGAAAAAGGTCAAAACTATGTTTTGATTATCAGTACTGTAAGCGGTGCATGGCGTTATCTTATAGGGGATACCATAGAGTTTACCGATGTGGAAAGGGCCGAAATCAAGATTACGGGCAGGACCAAGTTTTTCCTGAATACCGTGGGTTCCCAATTATCCGTAAATAAACTGGACGATGCCCTCCAGGAACTGGAACATACATTTGATGTGGAAGTACCGGAATATACCCTTTGTGCAAAAAAGTACGAGGACGGTTTTTACCATACTTGGTACTTGGGTACAAACGCGCAATTGGATTCTAATGAAGCGGCAAAGGCTTTGGATGACTCCTTGAAAAAGGCGAACAAAAACTACAAGGTGGCACGATCAAAGGCCTTGCAAGGGGTTAAGGTATTTGTAGTAAAACCCGATGTTTTTTACGGATGGAACGATCAAAACAAGAAAAAAGGCGGACAGGTAAAAATGGAACGCGTCATGGACGAAGAAAAATTTAGCGAATGGGAAGATTTTGTTGATAAGCAAAACTAAATTCCCAGGCTTTAATGAAGGGCCGCATCCCGCTCTTCTACCATGGACATGATTTCTTCGGGACTCACGTACAACCTTTTTATTCTATTGATATATTTATCAGGTAGTCCAGCTTTTTCCAGAATAAATGACTTTGTTTCCAATATATATTTTTCCATACCGTGGCCTACCGCGTAGAAGTCGGCACGCCGCTCGGCTTTTTTAAGGTACTTTTTTGATGTTAAGTATTTAATTCCAAAACCAATTAAATTAAGTCCGCTCCGATCTTTAAAATCCATGATATGACCTAGTTCATGGCCCAACCAGCCTATCATGATTTCAGAAGGCATATCCGTAGTGCTGTATAGTGTATCCGCTATTTTGATTTTTTCACTGATAAGGATCTTATAGCTACGTTTCCCTTTTTTCTTAAAAACACTCCAAAAAGCGGGCTGTGCCTGCATCGTGGATTTTTTTATATGCTCCTTGAATTTAAACTCGATAGGTGTATCTGCAAGTTCGGGGTAATGCGATAGGGCCACTAGGGCCTCTCTTCTAATTTCATCGGGTATGATATGGGGTTCCAAAGTGGGCATAAAAAGAGCAACAATTACATGTATCAATAAGAGCAAATCATCAAAATTTTAGAGCAAAGGGCTAAAGAATTTGGCAAGGCCTTCCATAAACTTAAAGTAAATGGACCGTTTTTTAAAGGACTCCTTTTCCAGCAAAATTTCCTTTTTACAGTGGCCGAAAAAAAACTTTTCAATTTTTTGGGCAATCTCCTTATCGTAGACAAGGACGTTGGTTTCAAAGTTATGTTCAAAACTTCGGTAATCAAAATTTCCAGAACCCACCGATGCAATTTCACCATCGATGATGATGACCTTACTGTGGGAAAAATCGGGTCTCAGGTAGATGTTGGCCCCAACGTCGAGCAAAGCCTCGAATCCTGAAAACATACTGTATTTGGCCAGCAGGGAGTCCGATACTTTTGGGGTCAACAGATTCACCTCAACACCGCTCAAGGCGGCTATTTGTAGGGCTTCGCGCACGGGCATACCGGGTATAAAATAAGGGTTTGCAATGCAAATGCTTTTTTTGGCCGTATTGATCATAGCCAAATATTGCTGCATGATGGCCGGATACTTGGAATCCGGGCCACTGGAAACTACCTGGGCTATGCTGGTACCATGGGCCTCGATTTTTGGAAAATACGTATCATTTAAGAGTATGTCCTCATCACCTGCAAAATGATAATCTTTAATAAAAATACGTTGTAAACTGTTTACCACCGGACCTTCCAGTCTCAAATGGAGGTCTTGCCAGAGACCAAGATTGGAAATAGGATCAACATACTTGTCCGAGACATTAAATCCTCCTGCGAATCCTACCTTGCCATCAATGACCACAATTTTTCTATGATTGCGATAATTGAGCGTAAACAATAGGTTCCCAAATCGTATGGGCATTGAGGAGAATGCTTTTACACCTATATCCTTAAAGCGTTTTACCACCTTTCCGCGCAGTGAATGACTGCCCAGGGAATCATAGAGCATTCTGATCTCGACCCCTTCTTTCACCTTCTTTGAAAAAAGGTCATAGAATCTATCCAATAATTTGCCTTCCTCTAAAATGTAATATTGGATGTGAATGAATTTTTCAGCCTTTTCGATGGCCTCAAAGATGGCTCCAAAAGCCTCTTCGCCATTATTTAACAAGTCGATCTTGTTTCCCTCATAGGGAGCAAAATAGCTGTTTTTTCGTATTAGGGAAGCAATCTTATCGTGTTTGTAATTATCAAAGTCATGTACGCTTTTCTCGCCACCCTTAAGTTCCTTATAGGTTTCTGAATAGAGTTTTCTTTTTTCGGTCTGTTTTAGTTTAAAAAGCTTGAATTTTCTGCGGTTGATACCAAAGAGATAGTACAAAACTGGGCCCAAAAAGGGCAATATTATTACGGTAAGGGACCAGCTTATCATCTTGGTGGAACGCTGGCCGTAGAATATAATATTGACTATACTCCAAATGGTAACGGTAAAATAGCCTATCCACAGAAAGGTGTTCATTTTGTATCTTTAAAGGAATCAACAAGATAGTGCATTTTAGGGTGTTTGTTGGGCTGGCATAGCGTTTCGAATACTTTTAATGCGATATGAGTTAAGTTTTGGCAGGTGTAGCTATTAATTTTAAAAATAAATTATATGGGAGTTATTGCAATGGACAAAAGACAGATTACCTTATACTACAGTTCAAAAAATTCAATCGGAAAGCAAATCCATGCCTATGTTGAATCATCCGGCAAGAAAAACTTGGCCATCGACATATCCAAAACCAATGTCACGGGCACCCAATGGGCGGAAATAGCTTCCGGACTTAACATACCAATTAGAGATCTTGTTGCCCAGCACCATCCTGATTTTTTAGAAATCTATGGGGAAAATAAACAGGATTTGGATGAAAATGATTGGCTTAAAATTTTGGAGAAAGAACCCCATCTATTAAAGCACCCCATTGCCATTGATGGCGAAAACTATATTGAACTTGAAAGTGCGGCTAGTTTTAAAAAATTTATGGAACCCGATAGTGCCGGTTTGGAGAAATCCTAGTTACACCTTTGGTGTAAAGGGTAGGATTTAATTGAACCTATTAAATGCTTGGTAGCTTATGAATTTTAAACGTATTATTACATGGGCGCTGGGTGTTATAATTTTCTCTATAGGACTATACTTTTTGGCCCAATGGCAAATGAAAAGGGCCATTGTTGAATTCTTGGAACGAAAAGTTCCTAATCATATCCAATATTCCTTTGAACAAATAGATATTAACCTTGTCAAGGGTGATTTGAAGTTTGGAAATACTAATGTCAATAGTACCGGACGCCAAACGGCTTCTTGTGAAATCCTACTACAAACCAACGGAATCCTTGTAAAAGGATTTAGTTATTGGCGATTCTTTTCAAAGAACCAAATCCATGCCCGTAAAATCGAATTGGTCAAACCCTTTTTAAACTTCAAGACCTGTTCAAAGGATACTACCAATATTGGTAAAACAAACTCCATTAACCTCTTAAAACCCATTTCCGTAGACGAAATAGTATTTAGGAAGGGGAGCGTGGAGATAACGGATTCATCTGGGGAAAAGAATCTCCTAAAGGTGGAGACCATAGATTTTTCCATAAAAGATGTAGGGACAGATGCTATTCAGATTAAGAAGTATATACCATTCAAATTTGAGGATTATCATTTGGCTTTCTCCAATGTAAGTGGTCCCTCGGGTGAATTTGAAGAATTTTTTATTGGTAACTATATTATGGATAGCGCTTCCATTGAAATTTCGGACTTGAAGTTCAACACAAAATATTCAAAACAGGAATTAAGTGAAAAAATAAGGTATGAGAGAGATCATTTGAAATTAAAAATACCATCTATCCGAATAAACGGGCATAATCTAGATGTGGTAGATGAAATCCTTTATTTAAATTTTGATACGATAAACGTAGAAAAGCCCAAATTTGATGTGTACCGGGATAAAGAGTTATTGGAAAACCAAATAAGACGTCCATTATATGCAGAGTTGATTAGGGGGTTACCGGTAAAACTCCGGATTGCGCAGGTAGCCATACGTGAAGGGTATTTATCTTACGAAGAAAACGCTCCAAATAATGCCAGACCTGGAATCCTAACTTTTGAAGATTTAGGTGTAACCGTAACCAACTTCTCGAATATACAGGGAAATGATGATATGCTAAGCATTAAAATTAACTCTGCATTCATGGGGAGCGGCATGTTTACCATGGATTGGAAGTTTAACGTTTTTGATCAAAAGGATGAATTTATAGTTTCTGGGGGACTTAGTAATTTGGAAACGTCCAACTTAAATGATTTTTTGATTCCCAATGCTAGGTTAAGAGTGGAAGGGACCATAGACCAAATGTATTTTACAATTAGCGGAGGAGAATATACCGCGCAAGGGGATATCAAAATGAATTATGAGGACTTTAAACTGCAATTATTGGACAAGGAGCGTGATCATGTTAAAAAAATAATTTCCTTTCTTGGCAATTTGTTCATCAATGATGGTTCCAAGGCAGATGATAATGGTTATAGGCATGGCACCATAGAAGTGGGAAGAAACCGTAATAAATCTTTTTTTAACTATTTATGGATTGGTCTGGAAGATGGACTTATAGATGTCATTACCGGGAGCGGTAAAAAGGAATAAAAAAAGAGGGCTTTTAACCCTCTTTTAATACGTGTTTATTGTTTAGCTGTTAATGATCGTCGGCAACGTCTTCAACGGCATCCTCAACTTCTTCGGCACCATCTTCAATACCATCACCAATATCTTCTACGCCTTCTTCAATTTTTTCACCTGTTGATTTTTCTTCCCTACAGCTCAGCGCAATTCCTATTGTCATTAGACAAAAAAGGAACATAAATAATGACTTTCTCATGATTTTTGTTTTAAAATTATTAATTGGGTAAAGGTTGTTGTGTAGTTTCTATACCACTTTTTTCCCTCTGATAAGGGATACAATGAAAAGAACTATAAATATAAAAAATAGCACTTTTGCTATACCTGCGGCTCCCGCAGCTATTCCTCCAAATCCTAAAATCCCGGCTATAATAGCCAATATTATAAAAGTTATCGTCCAGCGTAACATAGTATGTGTGTTTAAAAAGTTAATATACTAAGGGGACTATCCCCATTTCTATATTTCAAAGATCATGTAAATGTTCGTATAGTGTTTGTTGTAAAAAAGTTATGATTGACTCATTCAAAGGGTTCCCCAATATCTCTAATGAATTGATTCATCCACACTTATAACAAATGGGATTATCTTTAACACTATCGGGCTAGGATTTTTCAGTTGACTGTATTTTGTTATATCTTGTGGGTTATTGCAACAGTATATGGGCGATAAAAAGGAACTTAAAGAACTCAACGTAGTTGATGTTGTAAAGGATATTGCAAATCGTTTACATGTGGACTATGAGACCGAAAACAATGAGATCTGTATCGATATTCCAGAAGATGCCGGTACAGGTACCATAAGGGCCATGTCCTTTTCCCATGGCGTAGGTCTAATGGATTTGAACGTTCGGCTTAAAAATGATATACATTTTGAGCTTAATCAATCTTTGGTCCAACCCTTGGAACTCATTTACAATAGGGAATCCAGCTTTAGACATAGATTCAACGGTAAGGAAGACGCCCATGATATAAACCAGTTGGAAAGTGCCATGTTGTCCAGTAATGGGAAACATTCCAATTTGGTGGTGTTACCGGCCAAGGAACCCATATGCTTCTTTTTTATCGAAATTAACCGAAAGCGTTTTGAGGAAAAGATCGGTGATTTTCTACCGGATATGAACTCCGATCTTGAGGCCTTGTTTCGGGATGTCAATGGTGTAAACCTTTTTTTTTACAAGAGCAATTACAGCCTAGACATTGCCAAGTGTATCGAGGAAATTATGGAATGCGAACATACAGGTTTTCCAAAAAGTGTTTTTATAGAGGGAAAGTGTTATGAAATGTTGGCACATCATTTAAGACAATATATCGATGATTCTTCCGATGATGATAACAGAAAAATTTTAAGGCAGGCCACCGTTAAGAAGTTGGAGCAAGCCACCGATATAATTTCTGCCGAACTTGAACAAGTGGATAATATAATAGCCTTGGCCAAAAGGGTAGGGCTGAACCAGAATACCCTTCAGAATGGATTTCAACACCTATATGGAATGTCCGTCAATCAATACATTAGAAACGAGCGAATGGAAATGGCCAAGAACCTCATGGAGAAAACCGATTTGAATATCACCGAAATAACCTATAAAATTGGAATAAATTCGAGAAGTTACTTTTCCAAGCTGTTCAAGGAGAGGTACGCCATGACCCCTACCCAATACTTGAAGCAATTGAAATCCAAAAAAAACGGGATAAAAACCGCATGACCCATAGATGCTTACCTTGGGAAATTCCCTTCTTATTAATTCATTTAACAAAATATTTATTCCAAAAACATCGCAAAAGTGTTAACGAACGTTTCATTATTGTTAATCTAAACCGTCAATTTATAATTTCTTTGCCCTAGTTGTTTTTAAGTTAAATAGCTTTGAAAGAGATTGTTATACATAGTGTTAAGGATGAGGATTTGCTCATGGGCTTTAAAGAGTACCTAAACGGTACACTGGTGGAGCAGTGGGGCGAGAAGGTCGTTACCTTTGACAATGATTTGGCCAAAGGAAGTATTAGAAACATAGAATTTGACTGGGGCGTATCCCTTTTTGATTGTCATATCACCTTTTTTGAAGATGTAAAGCTTACAGTTAAGTCCAAGGGAATTGCCCCGTTGGAGTTTATTTTTATTTCCAAAGGGAGATTCTTTTACAAGGAAGGTCATTTGGGGGAAAAAATGGAGTTGGAACAATTTCAAAACATTATTTTGTCATCGGAAAGGTTTCAGGAAAAAAATTTCATTTTTCCATCTAACAGGGAATTGAAGGTGAATAGTATAAGAATATTCAAAAAGGAATACCTTAAAAAGAAAAATAATAATGTAACCTACCTGAACGAATTGCTCTTTTCTATTTTCAAGGATGAGAAGAATACATTTCCATACTCCCACGGTGGGAGCTACAGCCTCAAGATTGCTGATGAGGTTAAGAAATTGGAGAATGTATATGAGTCTGGTATCATGCGAACCTTGTCCATTGAAGGAAGGATATACCTCATTCTTTCCTTGCAATTGTTGGAACACCACAATTTTGAAAGTAAGGATACCGCTAGGGAATCCTTATCCAAGGAAGATATTAAAAAAGTACATGTCCTTACGGAATATATTATAGACAATATTTCCGGACCTATTTCCATAGAGGTGCTTTCCAGAAAATCAGGCCTGAGCCCCAAAAAATTGCAATTGGGCTTTAAGGTCCTTTATTCCAAAACGGTAAACGAATATATAAGGCAACTGAAACTCGAAGTATCCAGGGACCACTTGAAAAACTCGAATTTGACCATTTCTGAAATCGTCTATCTTATCGGTATAAAGAGTAGAAGTTATTTCTCGAAAATATTTCATGAAACCTATGGAATTCTGCCAACGGACTATCGTAAACATTTAAAATCTGGAAGAATGGAATGAATGGACTACGGGCGATTGAGAAATAATTCAGTGTTCCCATAATTGTAATAACTATCCGAAATGGAGGTTGCCCTAAAATCCTGTTCAATATGTTTTTTCAAGATTTGCCGCGTTCTTAAAGGTGTTGTTTTGAGACTTAGCCATTCCTCCATTATATCGTCAGAAATGGTTATAGGCATGGTGTCCACCACGTTCTGTACCTGTTTAATAAAGTCATTGGATTGGCCCACCAAAAGGGAACAGGTTATGAATCCGTCCTCCAAAACCGTATAGATTCCAGCTAAATAAAACGGATTCCCATTTTTAAGTCCGATCTTGAAATGGTAGGCTTCCCCATTTTCTATAAAAGTGGTAAAGTAACCAGTCACAGGAATTAAACATCGTCTGTCTACCAGTGATTTTGTATACCATAATCCCGAATCCATGGAGGTCTCGTGGAAATTTAGCGTGTTAAAACTGTCTTGGAAAAGGCTCCAATCGTCCGTATGATTTTCAGGTAAAAGTCCCCAAATGGCCAACGAAAGTTCTTTGTGGTCCTCCATGGTGATGATAGGAATGGTAACTTCTTTTAGTCCGTGGATGATATATTGTGGCTTGTAAAGGTTTGGATATTTAAAAGAGGCCTTAGTCATCCTCTCCAAATTTTCCTTCTCTGCTGTATTCGACAGTTTAAAATACATGTGCCTCCTCAATTTTGTCCTTGCAAGTAAATCAAACTTTGGAATTGGTTTTGATTGAAACACCAGAAAAGGTAACCCATTAAAAATTAGCAACTTATTTCCGTTCAAAAATGTAGGTGTTTACCGTATTTCGTTAAAGATTTATGGTATTTCGGCAAACTACCGGATAAAATCAGGTTATCTTTAAAATAAGGTAAATTCCTACAAAATAAAGAAATAATACCCATATGAAAACACGAAGAAGAAATGCTTTACACGAGCTTAACCTCTTAAACGAGAGGTTTAAAGGTGAAGTTTCAAATGACAATGGAGTTCCGGTTTTGGTTGTAGGTTCATCACTTGGCTCAGGACAAATCAATATAGTAAATCTGGAAAAAGGCTTAATGGCCATGGAGTTTGACCTTTCCTTAAAACAGGATTTTGAACTCCCTATGGATCAGACGGACGATGAGACC
This genomic interval carries:
- a CDS encoding helix-turn-helix domain-containing protein, yielding MGDKKELKELNVVDVVKDIANRLHVDYETENNEICIDIPEDAGTGTIRAMSFSHGVGLMDLNVRLKNDIHFELNQSLVQPLELIYNRESSFRHRFNGKEDAHDINQLESAMLSSNGKHSNLVVLPAKEPICFFFIEINRKRFEEKIGDFLPDMNSDLEALFRDVNGVNLFFYKSNYSLDIAKCIEEIMECEHTGFPKSVFIEGKCYEMLAHHLRQYIDDSSDDDNRKILRQATVKKLEQATDIISAELEQVDNIIALAKRVGLNQNTLQNGFQHLYGMSVNQYIRNERMEMAKNLMEKTDLNITEITYKIGINSRSYFSKLFKERYAMTPTQYLKQLKSKKNGIKTA
- the cls gene encoding cardiolipin synthase; protein product: MNTFLWIGYFTVTIWSIVNIIFYGQRSTKMISWSLTVIILPFLGPVLYYLFGINRRKFKLFKLKQTEKRKLYSETYKELKGGEKSVHDFDNYKHDKIASLIRKNSYFAPYEGNKIDLLNNGEEAFGAIFEAIEKAEKFIHIQYYILEEGKLLDRFYDLFSKKVKEGVEIRMLYDSLGSHSLRGKVVKRFKDIGVKAFSSMPIRFGNLLFTLNYRNHRKIVVIDGKVGFAGGFNVSDKYVDPISNLGLWQDLHLRLEGPVVNSLQRIFIKDYHFAGDEDILLNDTYFPKIEAHGTSIAQVVSSGPDSKYPAIMQQYLAMINTAKKSICIANPYFIPGMPVREALQIAALSGVEVNLLTPKVSDSLLAKYSMFSGFEALLDVGANIYLRPDFSHSKVIIIDGEIASVGSGNFDYRSFEHNFETNVLVYDKEIAQKIEKFFFGHCKKEILLEKESFKKRSIYFKFMEGLAKFFSPLL
- a CDS encoding arsenate reductase family protein, which produces MGVIAMDKRQITLYYSSKNSIGKQIHAYVESSGKKNLAIDISKTNVTGTQWAEIASGLNIPIRDLVAQHHPDFLEIYGENKQDLDENDWLKILEKEPHLLKHPIAIDGENYIELESAASFKKFMEPDSAGLEKS
- a CDS encoding SOS response-associated peptidase family protein, whose amino-acid sequence is MYFKLSNTAEKENLERMTKASFKYPNLYKPQYIIHGLKEVTIPIITMEDHKELSLAIWGLLPENHTDDWSLFQDSFNTLNFHETSMDSGLWYTKSLVDRRCLIPVTGYFTTFIENGEAYHFKIGLKNGNPFYLAGIYTVLEDGFITCSLLVGQSNDFIKQVQNVVDTMPITISDDIMEEWLSLKTTPLRTRQILKKHIEQDFRATSISDSYYNYGNTELFLNRP
- a CDS encoding flavin reductase family protein; its protein translation is MIKTIDPNSVSQQELHAYLLSAVAPRPICFASTVDKDGNVNLSPYSYFNIFSINPPIMIFSPNRSGRDGSMKHSHQNVLEVPEVVINIVNYAMVEQMSLASTSYDKGVNEFIKAGFTQVPSEKVKPPRVGEAPVAIECTVTEVIELADTPGAGNLILAKVELVHINDAYLNENAQLDTQKLDLVGRMGGNWYTRSSGASLFEIPKPIRNQGIGVDQLPENVRNSTVLTGNNLGRLGNLESLPPQESIDRIAALPEIKELLESTIDDVKIHKLAQKWLEENRTEDAMALLCIR
- a CDS encoding AraC family transcriptional regulator — its product is MKEIVIHSVKDEDLLMGFKEYLNGTLVEQWGEKVVTFDNDLAKGSIRNIEFDWGVSLFDCHITFFEDVKLTVKSKGIAPLEFIFISKGRFFYKEGHLGEKMELEQFQNIILSSERFQEKNFIFPSNRELKVNSIRIFKKEYLKKKNNNVTYLNELLFSIFKDEKNTFPYSHGGSYSLKIADEVKKLENVYESGIMRTLSIEGRIYLILSLQLLEHHNFESKDTARESLSKEDIKKVHVLTEYIIDNISGPISIEVLSRKSGLSPKKLQLGFKVLYSKTVNEYIRQLKLEVSRDHLKNSNLTISEIVYLIGIKSRSYFSKIFHETYGILPTDYRKHLKSGRME
- a CDS encoding GH3 family domain-containing protein is translated as MPIIGSVIKGLIDVTGSITGDSDPIAEQKEVLKSLLERAEETQFGIAHNFSEILSSENIQRTFAETVPYFDYDSINTKWWKKLHEGEENVTWPGNPDYFALSSGTTGKTSKRIPVTEDMIKAIRWAGIKQVLALSNFDFPSDFFEKGILMLGSSTDLIKQEDHLEGEISGISASNIPSWFRGYYKPGEEIAKIDDWDERVEKIVEEAPNWDIGGLSGIPSWIELMLKEVIKAHNLKNIHEIWPNLEVYTSGGVAFGPYEKSFNALMGRPITVIDTYLASEGFIAFQARPETDAMKLVTDNGIYFEFVPFDPDQIQEDGSLSLDAKSLTLSEVEKGQNYVLIISTVSGAWRYLIGDTIEFTDVERAEIKITGRTKFFLNTVGSQLSVNKLDDALQELEHTFDVEVPEYTLCAKKYEDGFYHTWYLGTNAQLDSNEAAKALDDSLKKANKNYKVARSKALQGVKVFVVKPDVFYGWNDQNKKKGGQVKMERVMDEEKFSEWEDFVDKQN
- a CDS encoding DUF1328 family protein, whose protein sequence is MLRWTITFIILAIIAGILGFGGIAAGAAGIAKVLFFIFIVLFIVSLIRGKKVV
- a CDS encoding DUF748 domain-containing protein, encoding MNFKRIITWALGVIIFSIGLYFLAQWQMKRAIVEFLERKVPNHIQYSFEQIDINLVKGDLKFGNTNVNSTGRQTASCEILLQTNGILVKGFSYWRFFSKNQIHARKIELVKPFLNFKTCSKDTTNIGKTNSINLLKPISVDEIVFRKGSVEITDSSGEKNLLKVETIDFSIKDVGTDAIQIKKYIPFKFEDYHLAFSNVSGPSGEFEEFFIGNYIMDSASIEISDLKFNTKYSKQELSEKIRYERDHLKLKIPSIRINGHNLDVVDEILYLNFDTINVEKPKFDVYRDKELLENQIRRPLYAELIRGLPVKLRIAQVAIREGYLSYEENAPNNARPGILTFEDLGVTVTNFSNIQGNDDMLSIKINSAFMGSGMFTMDWKFNVFDQKDEFIVSGGLSNLETSNLNDFLIPNARLRVEGTIDQMYFTISGGEYTAQGDIKMNYEDFKLQLLDKERDHVKKIISFLGNLFINDGSKADDNGYRHGTIEVGRNRNKSFFNYLWIGLEDGLIDVITGSGKKE